A single genomic interval of Hevea brasiliensis isolate MT/VB/25A 57/8 chromosome 4, ASM3005281v1, whole genome shotgun sequence harbors:
- the LOC110650126 gene encoding uncharacterized protein LOC110650126: MEDPRKREGFDDGGDLAFKKSPTRTLPDTSGDLGEDILAWLSMDDETIDELMKFLDTHPEGASATCTSTTRVKFIENPYSSPLIFQSSSSYITINGNEESCGSSFSDWESSVMASVDMGGILNVGKSCGIDGFCEFFQAGKGGAWGSNEDGRGLMVAEEGGVVDGSIEGYEYDGVDGESLARFLGEGFID, encoded by the coding sequence ATGGAGGATCCCAGAAAGAGAGAAGGGTTTGATGATGGGGGCGACTTGGCCTTCAAAAAGTCTCCGACTCGGACGCTTCCTGACACTTCCGGCGATCTGGGTGAGGATATTTTAGCTTGGCTTTCAATGGATGATGAAACCATAGATGAACTCATGAAGTTTCTTGACACGCACCCTGAAGGAGCTTCTGCAACTTGTACTAGTACTACAAGGGTCAAGTTCATTGAAAATCCCTACTCTTCACCTTTGATTTTTCAGTCTTCTTCTTCTTACATCACCATCAACGGCAACGAGGAGAGCTGTGGCTCTTCTTTCTCTGACTGGGAGTCGTCGGTCATGGCCAGCGTAGACATGGGTGGGATTCTAAATGTTGGAAAGTCCTGTGGCATTGATGGGTTTTGTGAGTTTTTTCAAGCGGGAAAGGGAGGCGCGTGGGGTTCAAATGAGGACGGGCGTGGGTTGATGGTGGCAGAGGAGGGCGGCGTTGTTGACGGATCGATTGAAGGGTATGAATATGATGGGGTGGACGGTGAGAGTCTGGCGAGGTTTCTAGGAGAAGGATTTATTGACTGA
- the LOC110650125 gene encoding WD-40 repeat-containing protein MSI4, translating to MEPQVVKKRGRKPKPKDEKDQQQQSSAKMKEGKKIQQPSVDDKYTQWKSLVPVLYDWFSNHNLIWPSLSCRWGPQLEQATYKNRQRLYLSEQTDGSVPNTLVIANCEVVKPRVAAAEHISQFNEEARSPFVKKYKTIIHPGEVNRIRELPQNSRIVATHTDNPNVLIWDVEAQPNRHAVLGATNSRPDLILTGHQDNAEFALAMCPTEPFVLSGGKDKSVVLWSIQDHITASATDPATGKSPASGGSIIKKAGDGNDKAADSPSVGPRGIYQGHEDTVEDVTFCPSSAQEFCSVGDDSCLILWDARVGSSPAVKVEKAHNADLHCVDWNPHDDNLILTGSADNSVRMFDRRNLTSNGVGIPVYKFEGHKAAVLCVQWSPDKSSVFGSSAEDGLLNIWDYEKVGKKVERPTRAPSSPAGLFFQHAGHRDKVVDFHWNVSDPWTIVSVSDDCDTTGGGGTLQIWRMSDLIYRPEDEVLTELEKFKSHVIACASKP from the exons ATGGAGCCTCAAGTGGTGAAAAAGAGAGGTCGAAAACCCAAGCCCAAAGACGAGAAAGATCAGCAACAGCAGAGTTCTGCCAAAATGAAAGAGGGAAAGAAGATTCAGCAACCTTCCGTCGACGACAAGTACACTCAGTGGAAGTCTTTGGTTCCTGTTCTCTATGACTGGTTCTCTAACCATAATCTCATTTGGCCTTCTCTCTCTTGCCG GTGGGGTCCACAGCTTGAGCAAGCTACTTACAAGAATCGCCAACGTCTCTACCTTTCCGAGCAG ACTGATGGTAGTGTTCCAAATACTTTGGTTATTGCAAATTGTGAAGTTGTCAAGCCTAGAGTTGCTGCTGCAGAGCACATATCTCAG TTTAATGAAGAAGCACGCTCTCCATTTGTTAAGAAGTACAAGACCATCATACATCCTGGAGAG GTGAACAGGATCAGGGAACTTCCACAGAATAGTAGAATAGTGGCCACTCATACTGACAACCCTAAT GTTCTCATATGGGATGTTGAAGCACAGCCTAATCGCCATGCAGTTCTTGGAGCTACAAATTCTCGTCCAGATTTG ATTTTGACTGGACATCAAGATAATGCAGAATTTGCTCTTGCAATGTGCCCAACTGAACCCTTTGTTCTTTCTGGAG GGAAGGACAAGTCAGTAGTTTTGTGGAGTATCCAGGACCATATAACTGCATCTGCTACTGACCCAGCTACAGGGAAGTCTCCAGCATCTGGTGGATCAATCATTAAAAAGGCTGGGGATGGCAATGATAAAGCTGCTGACAGCCCTTCTGTAGGACCTCGAGGTATCTACCAGGGACATGAGGATACAGTAGAAGATGTGACATTCTGCCCATCCAG TGCACAGGAGTTCTGTAGTGTAGGAGATGATTCTTGCCTAATACTATGGGATGCTCGAGTTGGCTCTAGCCCAGCAGTCAAG GTTGAGAAGGCACACAATGCTGATCTTCACTGTGTTGATTGGAATCCCCATGATGATAACCTTATTTTAACTGG GTCAGCTGATAATTCTGTCCGCATGTTTGATCGACGGAATCTCACTTCTAATGGAGTTGGGATACCTGTCTATAAGTTTGAGGGTCACAAAGCTGCTGTTCTTTGTGTACAG TGGTCTCCAGACAAGTCATCTGTGTTTGGAAGTTCGGCAGAAGATGGTCTCCTAAATATTTGGGATTATGAGAAG GTTGGTAAGAAGGTAGAGCGCCCGACTAGAGCCCCAAGTTCTCCTGCAGGATTGTTTTTCCAGCATGCTGGGCACAG GGATAAGGTTGTCGACTTCCATTGGAATGTATCTGATCCTTGGACAATTGTTAGTGTGTCAGATGACTGTGATACCACCGGTGGAGGGGGAACATTGCAG ATATGGCGCATGAGTGATTTGATCTATAGGCCAGAAGATGAGGTTTTGACAGAGCTTGAGAAGTTCAAGTCACATGTGATTGCATGTGCTTCAAAGCCTTGA